A window of Candidatus Hydrogenedentota bacterium genomic DNA:
GCGGATTCTTTGAGTTCACATCCTGAAAAACCCAGATTTCCGGCAAATATACGGTGGTGATTTCTTGACATTTCGCTCTTTTGCCGCATATTGTGTTATAGTTATTAGAGGTGATGTGTCGGTAGGCATCATCCAAGTACAAGGGGATGAAGGGGTTCGCCAAGGGTTGCCAGCAAAGCGACGCCCCCGTGCCGTGTGGATACGCGGGTAACCCTGTGGCCAAGACGTGAAAAGATGAGAATTGCAGCACCAAAGATCTGGCCACTGGTTGTGGCTGTCGGGACGGCTGCTGCCGCCGCTGGTGTGACGGTGTGGGCGGCTTACGCTGTCCGCGACCTGAATGCTGTTTCCATTGAGCGCATCCCTGCAATCGAGATGGGTTCCGAAGAATCCGCATTGGAAGAGATGTCCTCGGACACCGGCCAGACGCTTCTCGCGCTGAATCTCCAGGATACGTCGTTTGAACAATCGGTGGCTGAGGGCATGCTCGTTGTCCCGGATTCTCTGCCTGAATGCATCGCTATTCAGTATGCCCGGGCGCTTCAGGAGGGCCGCGCGGACGAGGTGATCCGCATGACGCACTGGATGCAGGAACGGTTGAAGCGGGTTCGGCTTCGCTCCAATGCGCCGGAGGAACTGGAAGCGGCGCGCGAGGAACTGCGCCGCGACATCCAGACACGCACGCTGGAAGGCAACCGGCTTCGCCGCGAAGGCGTGGAAGACAAGTATATCTTCAAGCCCGGCGCTACCTTCGAGGTCATCGGCGTGGATGCGCGCGAGGACGCACGCGGCGATGCCTTGGCGTGTCCTGTCAAGGAGCGTACGTGGCTCCGGGTTGTCTACCCTTCCCCGGTGACGGCGTTGCGGGATGAGGCCGGCCGCCCGGTCAGAAGTATTGTGGTGGGCGTGAATGTTTCCGCGGACGGGTATGTTTTGAAGGCGGGCATCCTCGGGAACATGGAAATTGGGAGCGGGGATGTTTCCGTGGATTGGGCGAATTAGGGGAGAGAGACCATGCCGCTAGCGAAGTGCCCACGATGTGAATGCATGTTCAACAAGACGACGGGCCCCGTGTGCCACAAATGCCAGGTTGATGAGGACGCGGATTACGAGACTTTGCGGCGGGCGCTCGAGGAGCATCCGACTCTAACGGCCCAACAGCTTGGCGAACTCACTGGGGTTGAATTGGCCTGCATCCTGCGCTTGCTTGACGAGGGGCGCATTGCCTCCACGCCCGAACTTGCTGCCAAAGCCGTTTGCGGCCGTTGCGGAGCGCCCGCCATCAGCTTGAGCAAACGCTTGTGCGAGGCATGCCTTCAGAAACTGAATGCGGAAGTCGCGAGGGCCCAGGCCAGTATTAAACTCGCCAAGAAGAAGAGAGTCGAGATTGGCACGAGCATGAATCTCCGGAGATGGCTTGACGACGACTGAAACCGCAAGTTGACCTGTTTGCTCGAACCGGTGGTATACTGCCTGTTGTAGGAGTAGGGCAGGCAGGACCGCAGGAGAATGGCTGTTTGCCACGGAGCCTTCTTCTATGACCACGCGTGATAAGATCGGGCTTGGGATTCTTATCGGCCTGTTTGTGGCGTTTAGTGTGTTCCTGGCGTTGACCACCAGAGGGTGGGGGGGGCATCATGCGCCCGAGGACAGCATCTTTGTCCGGCAGCGCGTGATCAATCTCAACAAATAGCGGGTTGCGGACGGAACCGCGCGCGCGTGTCTGGTATCAAACAGGTGTGGTTGTGGATTCTCGCTTTTCTGCGGAAACCTTCCCGGCATAGAGGAGTACAAGGGCTGTTGTTCAATGCCAGATATTTACGGGGCGAGGCGGTATCGAGCGTCGCGCTCTTTGTGGTTGTGGCCGCGGTATTCGCCGGCGCCCTGCATAGGGCTCCGGACGTGTTCGCTGCGCAGAAGGCGGTCACAAGTATCACCTTCAAAGCGCCGGTGGCCAATGCAACGCGGGAAGCGACCGTGGAACCGCGCACCATCGACGGTGTCGCGTATGTGCCCGTTAACGCCGTTCTTCAGCAGTTCGGCGGAGGCGCAACCGTTCTTGCGGAACGCGTCGAGCTCGACTTCCTCGGTAAGAGCGCCTGGGTGCGTCTGGACAACAACAGCGTCAATGCCTCGCTTAAGGAATTTCAGTTGAGCCACAACATCCTCCGTGATAACAGGGATATTCTCATGGCTCTGGCCGATGTGGTGTCTTTCTTTGAAGATGCTTTCGGCGCGCGCGTCAGCTTCGAGGCGCCTGCAGCCGAGAAACCCCAGGAATCGATTAGCGAACCCGAGGCGGTCGTCATGCAAGACCTGTCTCTTCCCGGTGCGTCGGAACAGGTTCCGCTTGCGGATATCGATTCGCTCAGCACAAGGCAGCAGACAAGCGACACCCGGGTGGACCAAATCACGGTCGTCGCTATCGATGCGGGACACGGCGGTACCGATCCCGGCTGCCAGAGCTCCGCAATACAAGAAAAAGACCTCACCCTGGCGATCGCCCAACAGGCCGCCAGCCTGCTTCAGGCGTCGTTTGAGGGGCGGGCCATCCTCACGCGTTCGCAGGACGCAAGCCCGTCGTTGCAGGTCCGGGCCCGTCTCGCAAATGCCCAGAATGCCGACCTGATGATTAGTATCCATGCCGGCGCGAGCATGTCGCCCTCTGCCCATGGATTTGAACTGTTTGTGCCGCCTGACGCAAGGCTCAGCGCGGCTCTAGGCAACCCGGAAGTCCAAGCCAGAGGCGCAGCCAAACACGCTCCGGAGAGCGCGGCTATCGCGGAAGTGTTGGCGCGTAAACTTGCCGAAGCCACCGGCGCTGTTAACCGTGGGATACGGGTAACGCCCTGCCGCCTGTTCGATGAGGTCAATAGGGCTTGTCTCGTGGTCGAAGTTGGTTCCCTGACAAACCGTGAAGAGGCAACCAAGCTTGCCGACCAGGCCTATCAGACCAAAATCGCAGAGGCGATCGCGGATGCCGTGCGGACATGTGCCGGCCGCGTTTCCGAGAACGGAGCAACACCATGAAGGCCGAAGATCGCCAGCGTTTCCTGAAACAGGCTTTGCTGGGCCTTTGGGCCATGTTGACGGTCATCCTGGTTATGGCGCTCGCGCTGATTGTCTTCAACATGGTGCAGCAAGGCCAGAGCCCGTTTCCCGTGTTGCCGGCCGGCGCCCAGGCAAGCAGCGCCCAACCCGGCGCCGAGACTCCGGCGCTGTCAGAGACCCGTCGCGACGTTCCTTTGTTTTTCGCCTCGGAGGACGGACGGCTCCTGGTTCCCGAAATCCGGGTCCTGACCCTCGGGGAGGACACCATAGCCAACTATCACACCGCCCTTGATGCCTTGATCCAGGGGCCTGAGGGCATGTTTACTCCCGTGGCCGCTCCCGGCACGCGCGTCAAGGGGATCTTTGTGATGGAAGACGGCGAACTGATTGTCGACATGAGCATGGAGACCGTCTCCGGATTGCGCAAGCAGCCCAGCGTCTCGAGCGAAATGCTTTTTCTGCAAAGCATCGTCCACACCCTGTCAGCACCCGAACTGCTGGGTGCGGACGCCACCCCGGTGGCCAAAGTCCAGATTCTCATCGAAGGCGCGTCCGCCGAGGAATCTTTTAAGGACGCCCACTGCGACTGGGCAAGTCCGCTCGTTCGTGATCCGCACTGGCTTGCAGGTAACGAGCCCCTGGAACCCCAAAATGGCTGAGTCCGATGCGGCCATCGGTATTTTTGACTCCGGAGTGGGGGGGCTTACGGTCTTGGCGCGGGTGGCGGCGCGTCTGCCTGGCGAGTCCATCATCTACCTTGGCGATACCGCGCGCGTGCCGTACGGCACGAAATCCGGCGAAACGGTTCAACGCTATGCCGCGGGGTGCGCGGGGGTACTGCTCGAGCGGGGCGTCAAGATGCTCATAGTCGCCTGCAATACCGCGTCTGCCCACGCCCTGGAAACATTGCGCCATGACTTGGACGTGCCTGTAATCGGGGTCATCATGCCGGGAGCTCGTTCCGCGGTGGGCATTTCGCGCAACGGCCGTATTGGCGTTATCGGCACGGCCAGCACGATTGCGAGCCAGGCGTACGATGACGCGATTTCCGCGATGGCTCCCGGCGCGCGGGTGTTCTCAAAACCGTGCCCCCTGTTCGTGCCTCTTGCCGAAGAAGGCTGGGTGCACGGGCCCGTGCCGCGACAAGTGGCCGCCACCTACCTCGAAGAACTGCTTCAAAACGGCATCGATACTCTTGTGCTCGGCTGCACCCACTATCCATTGCTCAAGGACATCATCCAGGAGACTGTGGGTCCGGCCGTATCCCTTGTTGACAGCGCGGAGGCTACATCTCATGCCGTTGCGGACACCTTGGCGGGATTAGGCCTCGCCCGTGACTGTGATGCGCCGCCGGAGTATTCCTTCCTGGTGACGGACGCTCCGGAGAGCTTCGCGCGCGTGGGAGCGCGTTTCCTTGGCCGCGCCATCAGCCCGGTGGAATGGGTGGACGTGTGATGCCGGAGCCGTCACAGTTCCAAAACGGGGAGCCCGAATCGGTTAGCCGCCGCGTGCCGACATCCGCGTCCCGGTGGGGCATCTCGCTTGCGGGTCTGGCCGCCGTAGCCGTTTGCGCCGCCGCAAGCGTCATCCTCATACGTTTGTACATGATCTCGCGCCCGTTCAACATCAGCCCGCTGAACTCCGCCATGGCCAGCCATATCGAAGACCTGCTGGCGATGTGTCATCTGCCCGACTCGAGCGTCTTGCGCCATGACCCCGTCATCCGCCGCGACCAAGGCGCGACGTGGACTTTTTACGCGTTTGACGTGGGCGTTCCGGCCAACATGGCGGCCAACGGGGTGATAACAACACTCAAACAGGGCATGGCGCTTCAGAATGTCTCGATTGCCGAAGCCGAGGCGCCCTCCGCCTCAATCTCCGAACTGCGATTCTCCATGTTGAATCGCGAATTTGCTGTTGTGCGCATCATGGGCGGCGCGGAACGTTACGAGCTCCGGTCCGCATGCGACGAACTGGCTGATGGCGTGCGGACTGCGCTGGCCGCCGCTCCGGATGTCATTGATGTGGCGGAAACAGCCGTGGATGACCGGCAGGACGGCCCTGCCCGATGGCGTTCGCATACGCTGCACCTGAACGGCGGACCGAGTGTCAGCGCAATCGGCTTGCGCGAACTCCTGTCGGCGTCCCTGCTTGAAAACCGGGGGGATGCCGCGCCGGAGATTGCCTTCGAAACGGGACCGGGGGCGTTGCAGGTCTTCTGGCGGGGCCGTCCGGTTGTTCGCGTGGATATCGAGCAAGCCGCAAGCCTGTTTGTTCCTTCTGAACAAGACTTCGTGAAAGATCCCTGGCTGC
This region includes:
- a CDS encoding N-acetylmuramoyl-L-alanine amidase: MFNARYLRGEAVSSVALFVVVAAVFAGALHRAPDVFAAQKAVTSITFKAPVANATREATVEPRTIDGVAYVPVNAVLQQFGGGATVLAERVELDFLGKSAWVRLDNNSVNASLKEFQLSHNILRDNRDILMALADVVSFFEDAFGARVSFEAPAAEKPQESISEPEAVVMQDLSLPGASEQVPLADIDSLSTRQQTSDTRVDQITVVAIDAGHGGTDPGCQSSAIQEKDLTLAIAQQAASLLQASFEGRAILTRSQDASPSLQVRARLANAQNADLMISIHAGASMSPSAHGFELFVPPDARLSAALGNPEVQARGAAKHAPESAAIAEVLARKLAEATGAVNRGIRVTPCRLFDEVNRACLVVEVGSLTNREEATKLADQAYQTKIAEAIADAVRTCAGRVSENGATP
- a CDS encoding GerMN domain-containing protein, encoding MKAEDRQRFLKQALLGLWAMLTVILVMALALIVFNMVQQGQSPFPVLPAGAQASSAQPGAETPALSETRRDVPLFFASEDGRLLVPEIRVLTLGEDTIANYHTALDALIQGPEGMFTPVAAPGTRVKGIFVMEDGELIVDMSMETVSGLRKQPSVSSEMLFLQSIVHTLSAPELLGADATPVAKVQILIEGASAEESFKDAHCDWASPLVRDPHWLAGNEPLEPQNG
- the murI gene encoding glutamate racemase, encoding MAESDAAIGIFDSGVGGLTVLARVAARLPGESIIYLGDTARVPYGTKSGETVQRYAAGCAGVLLERGVKMLIVACNTASAHALETLRHDLDVPVIGVIMPGARSAVGISRNGRIGVIGTASTIASQAYDDAISAMAPGARVFSKPCPLFVPLAEEGWVHGPVPRQVAATYLEELLQNGIDTLVLGCTHYPLLKDIIQETVGPAVSLVDSAEATSHAVADTLAGLGLARDCDAPPEYSFLVTDAPESFARVGARFLGRAISPVEWVDV
- a CDS encoding divergent polysaccharide deacetylase family protein, encoding MPEPSQFQNGEPESVSRRVPTSASRWGISLAGLAAVAVCAAASVILIRLYMISRPFNISPLNSAMASHIEDLLAMCHLPDSSVLRHDPVIRRDQGATWTFYAFDVGVPANMAANGVITTLKQGMALQNVSIAEAEAPSASISELRFSMLNREFAVVRIMGGAERYELRSACDELADGVRTALAAAPDVIDVAETAVDDRQDGPARWRSHTLHLNGGPSVSAIGLRELLSASLLENRGDAAPEIAFETGPGALQVFWRGRPVVRVDIEQAASLFVPSEQDFVKDPWLLYRQSPLVFRCLYGFDPGPSDFVFEARGYLSGGAASPLLETVSAQGRPRAAIIVDDGGHGGLVSDAILTMDPRLTLAILPGTPFASDMAQSALSRGFELLLHMPLESGNGNNAYPGELTTAMGSAEIERRLLAALDEIQGAKGMNNHTGSKFTADKEAMRRLLQELKKHGLFFVDSRTTAETVAEKVARELEVPVAARSVFLDEEADPGYMRNQIAALAEAARTAGSAIGICHFRSTTAAMLPEMVRYLETHGVSLVHVSELVQ